The sequence AGCATCCAGCCGCTCAAGATTTTCCCTGCGACTATGGGCTGCTTGACTCGATTGCAACTTAGCTACTTCGATTTGCTTTTCTAAATCACTGATCAAACGAGTGACCTCAAGCAAGCTGGCCTGGTCCTCAGCTAAGCTCTCATCCAACTGATGACGGGCTTTCTTGATGCGTACATTCTCTTCTTCTAAGACCTGACGACGTTGGTAATAAGAAGCCAACTGTTCTTGAATAGCCTTTTCTTCTTGATCAGCTTTTTCGTAGAGCTCTTTTGTCAGATCGACTTGAGCAACTAAAACATCCAGCAAGAGAACCTGCCGTTCTTGGTCTAATTCCAAGAAACGGCGAGCTACAGTCGCTTGCTTTTCAAGAGGTTGGATCTGTCCTTCTAATTCATAGAGGATGTCTTCCAGACGGTCCAAATTCTCCTGGGTTTGGTTGAGTTTGGTCTCCGTTTCCTTACGCCGCGTCTTAAATTTCAAGACACCTGCAGCTTCTTCAAAAATAGCCCGTCGTTCTTCCGGTTTGGAGTTAAAGATCTCCTCTACCCGTCCTTGAGAGATAATGGAGAAGGAATCACGTCCCAATCCCGTATCCATGAACAAATCGTGAACATCTCTGAGACGTACTTTCTTACCATCGATCTTGTACTCGCTGTCTCCCGAGCGATAAATATGGCGTTCGACACGAATTTCTTTATCTGCCTGCTGGATAAAACCATCCTGGTTATCTAAGACAACTGTGACACAGGCATAATTCAACGGTTTACGCGATTCTGTCCCTGCAAAGATGACATCGGGCATCTTGCCCCCACGTAGACTCTTGACACTGGATTCCCCTAAGGCCCAACGCAAGCTCTCCGTGATATTTGATTTTCCAGATCCATTAGGCCCTACAACAGCAGTAACCCCCTTGTCGAACACGACTTTTGTCTTATCCGCAAAGGATTTAAAGCCTTGGATTTCAATCTCTTTTAGATACATGGGGAATCATTCCTCGTTTCAACTGCATTGCGGGCCGCTTCCTGCTCCGCTAATTTCTTGGAACGACCATGACCATGTCCCATCGTTTGACCGTTCACGAACACTTCTACTTCAAACTCTTTGGCATGAGCAGGACCGGACTCGCTAACCACTTGGTATTGGATCTCCACATCTCCGTGAACCTGCAACAGTTCTTGCAGGCGGGTCTTGTAGTCAATGACTTGAGAAAATTGACCCGTTTCAACCTTTGGAATCATGACCTGATAGATGAAGCGTTTGACTGCTTCCACTCCTTGATCTAGTAAAAGAGCACCTAAAAAGGCTTCAAATAAATCGCCAAGAATCGTATCGCGGTCCCGACCACCAGATTTTTCTTCGCCCTTGCCTAGTTTGATATAACGATCAAATTGACAATCTCGAGAAAAACCAGCCAGACTTTCTTCACGGACAATCATGGAACGGAATTTAGACAAATCTCCCTCCGGTCTGTTTGGGTGTTCCTTATACAAATATTCGGAAATAACTAATTGAAGAACAGCGTCTCCTAAAAATTCCAAACGTTCGTTATGTGAAATTTTTAAGAGGCGGTGCTCATTGGCATAAGAGGTATGCGTAAAAGCTGTATCTAATAAACTGCTATCTGAAAAAACGATCTGAAACCGTTCCAATAACAGGGCTTGTAATTTCTCCATAGGAAGCCTACTTTCTAATAAATTTATACTCTTAAGTATACCAAAAAAGAAGCACGAACGCACTTCTTTTCCTAGTTCTAGGGCCTGAATTCTCCAATTTTAATCAGGATTTTCTTCTGTTGGATTTTCAGGCTTATTAGGGATCACTTTTAAGAGATAATAGGTGATAAAAATCGTCAAAGCAACTAGAGCAAGCTTCACCCAAATAATCGGGGCCAAATAGATCGAAATCCCCATTAGAATGTAGATCTGAAGAAGGATCCATTTCTTCCGTTCTTTGGCAATCGATTTGGTCTCTCGGTAATCCGCTACATAGGTTTGATAAAGCTTGGTTTGGTAGAGCCACTTTTCAAAGCGTTTGGAACTTTTAGCAAAGCAGGCCATCGATAGCAATAAAAAGGGAGTCGTCGGTAAAATCGGTAATGGAATCCCAATAATTCCTAATCCCAAAGACACAAAACCAATCGTAAGATAAACAAGGCGCATTTACTTCTCCTTCACACAATACAATTTTCGAACCTTTTCAGTAAACAAAAAAAGAAAAAACTACATCTATATTTAAAAAAGGAAGCAACTAACAAGGTGACAGTTGCTTTTCTCTATTTTATATCTTCGTCAAAGGGGTCGCGGTATCTGGCGAGGTATCTAACACCTCAAAATCATGGCCAACAGCTAGATCTGCTCGAGCCAGTTGATTCTCCATGGTCATATGGGCCAATTCTTTGATATTGTTCTCTTTTGACAAATGTCCCAGATAAATCTTTTTGGTGCGATTTCCCAAGGTTCGGATCATGGCATCTGCACCATCTTCGTTAGAAAGGTGGCCTAGGTCTGACAAGATCCGCTGCTTCAAGCGCCAAGCGTAAGAACCTGCTCGAAGGATCTCTAC comes from Streptococcus parasanguinis ATCC 15912 and encodes:
- the rnc gene encoding ribonuclease III, which gives rise to MEKLQALLLERFQIVFSDSSLLDTAFTHTSYANEHRLLKISHNERLEFLGDAVLQLVISEYLYKEHPNRPEGDLSKFRSMIVREESLAGFSRDCQFDRYIKLGKGEEKSGGRDRDTILGDLFEAFLGALLLDQGVEAVKRFIYQVMIPKVETGQFSQVIDYKTRLQELLQVHGDVEIQYQVVSESGPAHAKEFEVEVFVNGQTMGHGHGRSKKLAEQEAARNAVETRNDSPCI
- a CDS encoding YbaN family protein, which gives rise to MRLVYLTIGFVSLGLGIIGIPLPILPTTPFLLLSMACFAKSSKRFEKWLYQTKLYQTYVADYRETKSIAKERKKWILLQIYILMGISIYLAPIIWVKLALVALTIFITYYLLKVIPNKPENPTEENPD